The sequence TCTGGACACTTCTTAGACATTAATGAACCGAGTCTTCCCTGAAGGGGCTGAGACCCGCCCCAGGCTCTGTCTGCCAGGTTCTGCCGGGCGCGGCGGCCAGGTAGCTGCGAGCAGATGTGGGCACCTCTGCCCCCCTTCTCATTCCTGCGGGCCTCTGTCTCTTGGGCCCTCTCTGCCTGCATCCAGCCCGAGGCTCGAGGCCGTCCCCGGACATGTGTGCCAGAGGCGGGCACTCGGGCATCTGTCCAGGGGGTGACAGGACATCGGGGGGTGCATCGCCCCGGAGCCCACCCACCGTCCCACTGCGCAGGCACTTGGTGTTCTGACAGCGACAACCCAGACCTGGGCTTTAAAGTGACATCTCTTCGAAGGGATTGTGGCTTAAAAAGAAAGTACATGTGCTCATCACGTGGGCACATCCATTGTCAGCAAGGGTGCCCGCGCCCCAGGCTGGGAGGCCATGGGGCCGCCTGCGTGGTGGACGGGGAGGCCATGCGGCTACAGGGCCTGGCTCGGCTTGGCGTCCTGTCCGTCCTGTCTATGGTGGCCGGGCTGCCGTCACCCACGACGGTCACCCAGGGCCTCTCTCCCCACCACGCTGGCCCTGGAAAGACACACTCCTCGGGCCCCAGAGGCTCAGCAAGGGAGCTGGGATGGCACGGCTGCCCATGCTTGCCGGCCACTGCCCTCCCAGGTTGGGGCTGGCCGCTGTGTCTGCTGTGAGCTGACCCTTGCTGCCACCCGCCAATAGGTGTCTATGTCGCCAACAGTCTCTTCGCTCGACTTGAGGGCCGGTTTCTAAAGACTGAGACCTCAGTGCCAGTCCACACCTGCCCCCGCCCAGGTAGGGGGGTGGGAAAGCCCCCTCACGACAGCAGGGACACGGGTGGGGGCGCCGGCCCGGCATTACCTGGTCGAAGGCCCGGAGGGGCACGCTGCGTATCATGACGGTGGTGTCCAAGCCGAGCCCGGTGAGGAGGCCCGCGCACTCCAGGGCTACGTCTGCCAGGCGGCTAAGGAGTGTTAACAATGGTGACGCTGGGGCCGGGCAGCGAGACCCCCACGCCCCGCCAGAAGCCCACACCCACCCGCCCCACCAGCCCAGAGGAGGCTCCGACCTGGCTGCAGAGACCACCCCCCGGTGCCATCTTGGACACATGTCGAGGGCCAGGTGGGGGCTCCATGCACAGGCGCCTTCCACGCCCCTGGAGGCTCACCCGGGCCACATGGGGGTGGTCGGGAGCCAGCGCCCGGGCCTCACACCTCTGTCTCCCCTGCAGTCGCCCCTCCGGGCCCCCAGTCTTACTGTTCCATCTGAAGGAACTGGCCAGAGGGGGCTGGTCTCCAGGGAGGACCACCTGCCTCAAGGCTGTGTCCAGCTGCCTAGCCAGTGAGCGGCTCAGGAAGAGCCTCCCGGAAGCCCCAGACTCAGAGGTCAACCTCAGAGTGTCCCCTGAGCACAGAGGACAGAGTGGGCCTTTACAGGTCACAGGGGGCAGCCCCCACGGGAGGGGCGAGGGCGGGGGCCGGACCCGAGCGTCCGCTCTTGGGACGGTGAGCAGCGCcgtctgtctgtccatcacctGCATGCAGCAAAGGATACAGCTGGCCCCGACCACCAACCTGTTGAAGGGACAGACAGAGATACATGGGTCACACGTCCACGGGTCGTGAGCTGCCCCCGGGGCTCCGAGGGCCGGGCCTTGTGCGGGCGCCCGGTAGCTGCCGCGAACTGTCCGACAGGCCACCCTGAGGGATGATAGCCCCCCCAGGGCTCCTGCCACAGTGACAGCCAGCTGCCGGATCGGGGAACTGCCTGGTGGCGAGGGAGGGGCGGCTGGTGACAGACCAGCGTGTCTGGGGATGGGCCCGCAGGCAGGACCGACGTGGACCAAGCCCAGATGTTGCAAGCTTCTCCTTGACTCCCACTGGACCCTGACGTCAGGCTGCAGACAACCAGGGAGGTGCGGATGTGGGCAGTAATGCTCCGGGGCCACGGAGGCCGGGTGGAGGGCCCACGCCTGCCTGCCCCAAGTCCCCCCATGCAGAGGCTGGGAAAGTCAGCACGGCCAGCAGGGAGGGGCCACAGGACCCAGCAGACCTCCCGTTACACACCCTGCGTGCACACACacctgagcacacgtgcacacacatgcttGCACACGTGCACCGAACTGAACCTGAGCGCAGACTCCCCGCCCAGGCAGTGTGGGTGGGCTCGTCAGATCACCCTCAGCCTTTGAACGAGAAGAGGTGACGCGGGGGAGGATCAGCAGATGTCAGCTTGATCCCGGCAGGTACTAATGATATAATTCCATTTCAAACAGACGCTCGTCCCGGGAGGACTGCTGCTGGCGCCCTGTGGGGAGCTGCTGGCACTCAGCTTCCTCGGGACGGGTCGGAGCCGCGGGTGTCTATGTGGGTGAGTGGGGAGAGCTCGGCATGTGAAGCACACATGCAGGCACATGCACATGGGGCATGtatgcaggcatgcacacacggggcacacacacgcacatgtacACGGGGCATACACGCAGGCACACGCAGCACACGCACACGGAGCACACATGGAGACACACACGGGGCACATGCACGCAGGCACGCGCACACGGGGCACACGCAGGCACGCCGTGTCCACACGTGGGTACACACAAGATGGCCTTCTCTCCCTCCGTCTGGACGTGAACGGGGAAGGGACAAGCCTTCCTTCTAGACAGAAACTGCAAGGCTTGGGCTGCCCTGAATATCCTGCCCCGACGCAAGAACCAGTGAAGGGCGTGCGTGCAGACCTCGTGGTGGTGTCCTGTGCCCCGCCAGGGCGCCCACGGCCTGCGCGGCTGAGCCATGCAGGCCCGGAGAGCCCACTGACCACCCACTGCGCGGTCCTGCCGTCCAAGTCTTCCTGTCTCCACAGAGCAGACTCTGGTGGGGGTCTGCAGCCTGAAGCCCACAGCCCAGCTCCAGGCAGAGCAGCAATGTGGTCTGATTTTGGCAAAGACGTTTTGTTTCCACAGCTCCTGAGCATGCTCCCAAGCCCTGCACAGgcgggtggggagtgggggtgggtgagGGTCCCCCCAAGCCCTGGGTGTCCCACTCCCACCTCAAGGTCATGGGGCCCCGCTCCCAGGCTGCTGGCTCCAAGCCACCAACAGTGGGTGCATCAGGAGGGCACGTCCTTGACCACGTGTGGGCGGGCGAAAACTCCCGGGGGAGGGCGTGTGCTGGCGCCCATGGCCACCTCGGTCTCCTCAACGGGGTTGGTTTTCACTCCACCCCTGGCCCCCAGTTCATCAAATAAGCAATTCATTATCAAACAACAATTATCTGAAAAAGGCAGGATCCAAGGTCTTAACCAGAGAACTCCCTTCAGGCGGACTCGATGAGAAAACACCCAAACCAGGGCTGGACTCCGGAGCTGGGGGCTGGCGGGTCTGAGCTGCGGGTGGCCTTTGCTGGCCCCCGAGGACACCCTGTCTCGGGTGAGGCCAAGGCTGGTGCCCGGCAGGTGCCCCTGGCAggccctgggggcggggcgggcctcCAAGGCCTGTGCCCTGGGGCCCCGCGGCTGCGTGTGTGTTTGGGCAGCCCCCCGTGTACCCCTGGGTGCTGCCGACACAGCACGCCGAGGTGTAGCTGCTGCAGGCTTACCCTGCTCACGGGCTGGCCGCCGCCTCGCATctggaggcagaggaagcagcaaCAAAGCTTCCCCAGGCGTGAAGCCCCAGTTTAAGGAGCTCTCCACCTGCCTCTCGGGTCTGAAGGCCCCAGTCCGCACCCGGGGCGGCGGAGGGCACCCACACAGTGCGAGGGCCCACGGCCACCCCGCCAGCGCAGGCAACACTGAGGCCCTGCAGGCAGGGGCCCCGGGAGCAGCTGGACATGGGCTGTCCAGAGGGCTCCCAGACCCCTGGGGCAAAGCAGGTGGGTCACCCGTGGAGGCTGCTGGCCACCCCGTCTCATGAAGGTGACCCTGAGGGCGGTCCACACAGGGAGGAGCTGGCCAGCGGAGGCCCCGCAGCTGCAGGCTGAGGCGAAGCTGGGCATGCTGGGCACCCCGCTGGCCAGCTGGCCTCCTGGATGGGCCCCGGGACATGGCCCGCCTGGCTTCGCGAGGCCTCCAGGGCGGGGGCAGCCCTCGGGCCCATATTCATTTCAGCTCCATTTTAAAGGCGAGTTAAAATAAACACCAGGAATATTTATAAGGCAAATAAATCTGGTAGAAACAGCCCCTCGGAGTGTGAGTGGAGGCCCCCAGCCCGGCCAGAGctgataaaatacagaaatgctACTGTCGGCCCTCCGGCTTATTTTGACTGCGCGCAGGAATGTAGCGAGTAAACAGTGCCTCCGTATCACACTGTTACAACTTGCATTCACAGCTCGGCACAAAAGCTGCGTTTCACAGAAGCAGCGTTCGGGGATGTATCTccagcttaattttttaaaaaaaccatttCCTCACATAAATCATGCTCAGAACGGAATGGGTGACTGATACATTGCAaacactttttttccttaaacaatAACATACCTAGATTCCTTCTAAACgcaagagctaaaaaaaaaaaaaaaagtcttctaaatggtttggttttttttttcctgaagaaaataaacactttGCTGACCCCGATATCTGGGGCTGTCTTCCCTGGCCGCGCATGCCCCGGGCCCAGCATGTGGTCAGCAGGGCAGCCACGCGGGGCCCTGCACCCAGACCTTTCCGTGCCCAGGCCCCGGCGAGCCGCAGGCAGTGAGGGCACCAGACGGCGGCCCCTCTTGGTGGCTGGACTCGGCATTCAGAAGGCCAAGTGGGAATAACAAACGAAAGAAAACGAACACACGGGAACGGAGTCAACGAAAGACCAAGATTCAGAGAGTGCTGGCGCTGGGCAGACGCGACCGAGCCACAGTGGTGGCCTCGGCCAGGACACAGGCCCCACGCCGTGAGCCAGCATCCAGGCGGCTGCGCCGTGAAGGCCGACGGCACCACAGTCTCCATGGCCCTCCACGGACCTGCGTCACCCCCAGAAACCCACGCCCGAGAAAACGACGCGGGTCCAAAGCCTGGCGGACGGGACCCGGAACAGGGCCAGAGCAGGATGGTGCCCCACTCGGAAGAGTTTCCAGGCCGACCGCAGGCGCTCGTGGTGGGTGCCTGGGACCCCGTCTTCACGCAGACAAGCTGCAGACGCCCACCAAGGCCCTGGGACCCACAGGAAATCCAGGGCTTTTGTCAAAAACCATCTTGCTGGGGGGGAGGCTCTCCTGAACATGCAATAAATCTAACAGCAATTAAGCATAAAAGAGCCTAAGCCACActtaaaaaacccaaaacactggTACGTTACTGGAGTTAAAAGACACGACAAGCTGAAAAAATCTGCAATTGTAAACAACATGAGATTTCAGCTCTGACAGCAAAGCTGTGGGCACATaagaaagaggaaagcagagggCAGTGCCAGGGCAGGGCAGCCTTGCTCAGAGCCACACACACTCAGGGCCACACGCTCACAgccactcacagacacacatggCAGCCCTGCTCACAGCCACACAGGCTCACAGCCACTCAGACACACACGCTCAGagccacacacagagacacatgctCAGGGCCCCACACGCTCACAgccactcacagacacacacggcAGCCCTGCTCACAGCCACACAGGCTCATAGCCACACGCTCAGGGCCACACACTCACAgccactcacagacacacatggCAGCCCTGCTCACAGCCACACGCTCAGGGCCACACGCTCACAGTCACTCACAGGCACACACGCTAACAGTCACATGCTCAAACCTGTGAGTAGATaagaaagaggaaagcagagggCAGTCCCAGGGCAGGGCAGCCCTGCTCAGAGCCACACACGCTCACAGCCCCTCAGACAATCATGCTTACAgccactcacagacacacacgctcACAGCCACATGCTCACAGCCACTCAGACATGCTCACAGCCACACGCTCACAgccactcacagacacacacgctcacagacactcagacacacacactcgCAGCCACACACTCAcagccacacacagacacacacgctcACAGCCACACACTCACAGCCACTCAGACACACACGCTCACAGCCACTCAGACATGCTCACAGCCACACGCTCACAGCCACACACTCACAGCCACTCACAGACACTCACACTCACAGCCACTCAGACACATACGTTCAcagacactcagacacacacgCTCACAgccactcagacacacacactcacactcatagACTCACACACAGCCACTCACGCTCACAGCCACACATGCTCACAGCCACACGCTCACAGCTACTCAGACACACACGCGCAcagacactcacagacacacacgctcACAGCCAGTCACGCTCACAGCCACACGCTCACAGCCATACACGCTCACAGCCACTCACAAACACGCTCACAGCCACTCACACTCACAgccactcacagacacacacgctcACAGGCACACACGCTCACAACCACACGCTCACGGCCACTCACAGCCACACACgctcacagccacacacacaaatacacaaattCACACAGATGCTCACTAACACACATGCTCAGAGACACACGTGCTCACAGCCAcatacacagagatacacacGCTCACTGATACACATGTTCACACATGCTCATAGACACACACTCTTACATAGATACAGCCCACAGACATACACAGATAcattcacagacacacacgcTCACACCCACATGTTCACAGACACACATGCTCACAGACATGCTCACACTCGCACACTTCAcagacacacatgctcacactcaTACAACACGCTCAGATATACTCTCACAGGCACACTCAAGACACACGCTCAtgctcacagacacacaggctcacagacacacacattcactgACACACATGCTTACACAGATCCACAGTGTcactgacacacacactgagccacacacattcacactcacAGCCACACATTCAAAACCCACACTTAGACACCCACACTCATTTTAAACAgctagtgctgctgctaagtcgcttcagtcgtgtccgacgccaAAGATGACATACCagcaaaatgcaaaagaaaccacACCACGTTTAACCTACTAGTTAGAGATAAGAGAATTAGCCCAGATACTAGAGTAAACAGATAATGTGCTAAACGTGACATAAAATCATACCCTACTTCAGGCGGGAGCGCCGGGCACAGCTGGAGCCTGTGGAGGTGGCGGCAGAGCGACCCGGGCTGTAGATGGGAGTGGCCGAGGGGCCCCACCTGGCAGGGGAGGCCCGGTTCCTTCGGCCCACGAGACAGCACCCACCCGGGACTGCAGTTCTCGACTGGACACAGCCCCGGCCGTGCACACGGCGCGGAAGAAGCCAGGGATGGTCAGGACCCGCACGTGGGGCTTCTCTGCAGCCAGTCCGACCAGGGAAGAGAAAAGGGGCTGGGGGCTCTCAGGAGCCCCTCGCGAAGGGCTGCACCTGGGCCTGAAAGGGCGCCTCGTGAGGCCAGGACAGTGAGGACGTGCAGAGAGCATGGCCCGCCACGCACACACGCTCACGTgttcacacacaggcacataggCTCACACAAGGCACACacacgtgcgcgcacacacacgcgtgcacacacactcacaccaggCGCACCCACATACGCTCAcacaggcacgcacacacacacacacaggcgcacacacaggcgcacacacatgctcacaccaggcgtgcacacacactcacaccaggCGCAcccacacacgctcacacacaggcacgcacacacactcacaccagtCGTGCACACATACgctcacacacaggcacacacacacacgctcacacacaggtgtacacacacatgctcatacacaggcacacaccaggtgcgcacacacacataggcacacacatgtgtgcgcacacacgctcacacacaggcacacacacatgctcgcacacaggcatacacacgtgtgcacacacacgttcACAccaggcgcacacacacacgctcacacacatgCTCGCACACGGGCACACACCCACATGCAGAGCCTGCACCCGCAGGCCTCGGGCAGCAGGCCTCCCAAGCCCGGCGCTGTGACAGCGAGCCTCTGCCGCCCTCTGGTGGCCTGTCTGGTCCCTGCAAACACAGGTCCCTGAGACGCCCAGCAGCAGTGCCCAGAGCTGGACCCCAGGCTGGGAGTGAGCTCGGCCCCTGGGCCCTGCCGATCTCAGGGGCGCCCAGGACGCTAGGGGGGCAGGTGAAAGCGGGACATCTTTCAGGGCTGGAGAGGGGCCAGGCTCCCCCCGGTGGCCCACGGGAACCCTGATGAATGCCAGGCCTGCGGACAACAGCCACGCCCTGTGACACAGCCCTGGGCGGGAGCAGCCCCGAACGCACAGTGCAGCCCGGCTTTCCGCCTTCCCTCCGTGGGAAGGAACACAGGCTACCCAGCCGCCCTGTGCACAAGGGAGCGGGCCCCAGACACCCCTCAGGGCCTTACGTTTTCCCAGGGGATTCCTTCAGCCAGAAGAGGTCATCACTCGTGATCCCATATTCCAAGGCACCTTCGATCTGTCCAGGAGAAGGGTTGATGTGAGGTGGCATCTCTGGCCCCTAGGGTGCCCACAGAGGACGCTGGCTCGCAGACACCACCCATGAGCGGCTGCACCTCCCCAGAAGCGGCTCtgggctgggggccggggggcTGCAGCCTCTTCCTCCAGCTCTCCAGGACTCCCGGATCAGACCCAGGGCTGGGGGCGGGAGGGGCGAGGCCAGGCGGGCCGGTCCCCAGGGTGCTGGGCTGAAGGCTGGGCAGTCCCCGAGGGAGAGTGCGGTGGGCCCTGCGCCTGGGGGCTGTGCAGGTCACCCCATGCCCCAGCAGGTGGGGGACGTGGGACGTGTGCCCTCCCCGTGGCCCTCGGGAGTCAGAAGTGCTGGAGAGAGGAAACGGATTCCAAACAGTTTACAGTTCCaattggcaaaaaaaataaagtttcgtAGGTTTGCTCAAGGGAGACCGAAAGGTCTGGGTAACACAGGGACCAGAACACAGGCAGACTTGGCCGGCAGCGGGGCGAGCGGCCAACGAGTGGCCTCCTCAGGACCCGTGGCTCCACATCAACCCCCAAAGCCCTTCAGGGGGCAGTGGGGTGGGAGCGGGCCAGTCCGCATGTGGGCAGCCAGGCAGCCGAGCTGATCGCCAGGTCCTGGGAGCCGACCACGGCCGTCAGGGACTTTGAATGCAGCCTTAGCGGGCCCAGCTGCGGGTGGGGGTCACTGACAGTCACTGCTGGGCCCTGCCTGTGTGGTCACTCGGACAAGCGCCCTGCCCTCCTTCGGAGGCCTGTCCAGAGCCACCAGTCACAGCCGCCGGGTCCCCCACCCTGGAGGCAGCTCTTGCTGGGCGGACCtcaggggctggggcgggggctcCGGGGACACTCACGTGCGTGGGGTACCGCGGCCGACCTCCGGTGGCGATGACAATGTGTTCGGCCGAAAGCAGAGTCTGGGAAGAAAGCGAGGAAGCCACGGTCACCCAGGCACCTCGCGAGGGCTCCACTGTGCCCTGGTCGCAGCCACTGCCCTGTGGCGCCGGCCCCGCGGCAGCCCCGAGACAGGTCTGAGCACCAGCAGGAGAGCTTCCCAGTTTACACAGCGTCCCCAGGGAGAAGGTCTCCAGAATCCCACAAGGCCATGCTGGGCTGGGCCGCCTGAGCCGCGGGCAGCCTCGCGTGCTCGCTTCCTCCGTCACAGAGTACTGGACCAGCCTGGGCCCCGGAGGGATGTCCTGTCAATCCCAGCGGCACGGATCGCTGGGGACAGCGCAGAGGCTGTGTGAACCCAGGGtctgcccaccctggccacagACCAGCCCCTGGGAGCCCAGGAGGCCGGTGCTCACCTCCTCCCCGCCTTTGGAGACACCGCAAACTGTGTGCGTGTCGACAAAGCTGGCCTTGACGTTAAAATACTTGACTTTCctgcaaaataaaaacaggatgCTCAAACGTGACCTCAGGCCACCCACGGCTCAGGGACAGGGGGCACGGCTGCCGTCTCCCCAGACACGGGGACCACAGCCGCCACGCAGGGGCGTCCCAAGGCCCAGCGCAGCTCCGGTGTGTGGGGACAGAGGTGGCCGGGCCTCTTCTGAGCTCAGTCCTGTCACCTGAACGCTCCACCAGGAAGAGGAGGCTCTCACACGCACCCAGTACTGTCCCCCCAGAACCCACCGACGTCCCGCTGCCAAGGAAGGGGGCCAGCAGGCAGGGGACTGTGAGGCCAGGCCCCAGGAGGGGTGAGGGGCACCTGGTGCCCAGAAactggctttctttcttttaaaaaaatacttccaaATGGTGCCGtgtctttactttctaaatatttacttatttatttggctgtgccgagtctcAGCTGCCATTTGCAGGGTCtaggttccccgaccagggattgaacccgggccccgtgttgggagcatggagtccgcCGCTGGAGCAGAGGGAGTCCTGACGACCGGGCTTTCTCCGCAGTTCTCCCTACCTCCCCAGCCTGGGGAGTCCTCAACACCCACGACCGCCCGGGGCCCGGCGCGGCAGCGGTACCTGTCCTGCAGCTGGACGCGGTGGCCCCAGTTCAGGGATTTCACGTGGTTCTGAACGGCGTCCGCCAGCGTCGCCCTGGTGACACACAAAGCGCCCGGCCACACGGTTCAGGGGTGGGTCCCGCCAGAACGGGCCTGCTAAGGCGCATCCGGGGGCCACGTGCTTCTCaaggtggtgggggtggaggccgTCCCCGGGCCAGGCGAGGGGCTCCTGACTGGGGGGCCTTGAGCAGACCCCCACCACCTGCCGGGCCTGGCACCCTGAGGTGGGTCCTGGGCGCCATGGGCGCAGCAGggcccaggccccacccagaGGGCAGGCAGCCTCTGCCACCCACCCGGGGAGACAACCAGAAGCCTGGCCCACACATGGGGGTGAAGGGGACTGCCCGGGGGCTGCGGGGACCCTGGTCCCCCCATCGCCCCTCACCAGCTGTGCGGGGCCTGGGCCACGCCCCAGCCATAGTGGGGAGCGTCGCGGATCATGCCCCCCAGCAGGGCCGCCTGGTGCATCAGTTTCTTGGGGATGCAGCCGACGTTCACGCAGGTGCCGCCAAGGCCCCACCTggtgcctgggggtggggggagctcgGGTGAGCTGTCACCCTGCTGACCCCAACTCTGCCAGCCAGCGGGCTGGGCTCAGCCCCTCAGGACTgatgcccgcccccacccccaggactgGCCTACCTCGGGGGGAAGGCTCCACGTAGTCCAGCACGGCCACCTTCTTCCCCAGCTGGGCGGCTAAGGACGAGGAACAGGCAGGTGAGCGCG is a genomic window of Bos javanicus breed banteng chromosome 17, ARS-OSU_banteng_1.0, whole genome shotgun sequence containing:
- the TXNRD2 gene encoding thioredoxin reductase 2, mitochondrial isoform X5; the protein is MAALRGAAMAALRGAAARFRGRAPGGARGAAGRQCYDLLVIGGGSGGLACAKEAAQLGKKVAVLDYVEPSPRGTRWGLGGTCVNVGCIPKKLMHQAALLGGMIRDAPHYGWGVAQAPHSWATLADAVQNHVKSLNWGHRVQLQDRKVKYFNVKASFVDTHTVCGVSKGGEETLLSAEHIVIATGGRPRYPTHIEGALEYGITSDDLFWLKESPGKTAWEHAQELWKQNVFAKIRPHCCSAWSWAVGFRLQTPTRVCSVETGRLGRQDRAVGGQWALRACMAQPRRPWAPWRGTGHHHEVCTHALHWFLRRGRIFRAAQALQFLSRRKACPFPVHVQTEGEKAILCVPTCGHGVPACAPCARACVHVPRVCLHVCSVCVCCVCLRVCPVYMCVCVPRVCMPAYMPHVHVPACVLHMPSSPHSPT